In Microbacterium sp. 1.5R, the following are encoded in one genomic region:
- a CDS encoding PQQ-dependent sugar dehydrogenase: MSAHRSDRSSTTRRRASIASITASVALLAACVAQPTSTSASGAESFTEDLDAPWSIAFHGDVPLVSERDTARVLEIAEDGEAREVDVIDGVSPGGEGGLLGLAVHDGELYTYVTADDENRVERRPIVGDAGALSLGPATTVVDGIPAAGNHNGGRIAFGPDGMLYVTTGDAGDRDSAQDLDALSGKILRLTPAGEVPPDNPFDQSPVYSYGHRNPQGIAWDAEGTMYASEFGQDTWDELNVIEAGGDYGWPQVEGIADDDEHIDPVQQWRPDEASPSGIAVVGADIVIATLRGERLRVVPLDDLTSGTERFVGELGRLRDVVAGPDGMLWVLTNNTDGRGSRSPGDDRILRLAAD; this comes from the coding sequence ATGTCCGCGCACCGATCCGATCGCTCCTCGACGACACGTCGGCGCGCATCCATCGCGTCGATCACGGCGAGCGTCGCCCTGCTCGCTGCCTGTGTGGCGCAGCCGACGTCGACGTCGGCGTCGGGGGCGGAGTCGTTCACGGAGGATCTCGACGCCCCCTGGTCGATCGCATTCCACGGCGACGTGCCCCTGGTGAGCGAGCGCGACACCGCCCGCGTGCTCGAGATCGCCGAGGACGGCGAGGCGCGCGAGGTCGACGTGATCGACGGGGTCTCGCCGGGTGGCGAGGGAGGCCTGCTCGGGCTCGCGGTGCACGACGGCGAGCTCTACACGTACGTCACCGCCGACGACGAGAACCGGGTCGAGCGGCGGCCGATCGTCGGAGACGCCGGTGCGCTGTCGCTCGGACCCGCCACCACTGTGGTCGACGGCATCCCCGCCGCGGGAAATCACAACGGCGGGCGCATCGCGTTCGGCCCTGACGGGATGCTCTACGTCACGACGGGCGATGCCGGCGACCGCGACAGTGCGCAGGATCTCGACGCGCTGTCGGGCAAGATCCTGCGCCTCACTCCCGCGGGTGAGGTGCCCCCCGACAACCCGTTCGATCAGTCGCCCGTATACAGCTACGGACACCGCAACCCGCAGGGCATCGCCTGGGATGCCGAGGGCACGATGTATGCGAGCGAGTTCGGACAGGACACCTGGGACGAGCTCAACGTCATCGAGGCCGGCGGCGACTACGGCTGGCCCCAGGTCGAGGGGATCGCCGATGACGACGAGCACATCGATCCGGTGCAGCAGTGGAGGCCCGACGAGGCGAGCCCGAGCGGCATCGCTGTCGTCGGCGCGGACATCGTGATCGCCACGCTCCGCGGCGAGCGGCTGCGCGTCGTGCCACTCGATGACCTGACCTCCGGCACCGAGCGGTTCGTCGGGGAGCTCGGCCGGCTGCGCGACGTCGTCGCCGGACCGGACGGCATGCTCTGGGTGCTCACGAACAATACCGACGGACGCGGAAGCCGCTCGCCCGGCGACGACCGCATCCTCCGTCTCGCCGCCGACTGA
- a CDS encoding DsbA family protein: MKTPVKVALITVAAAIVLAIVGVAYALSQRPAEPLSPEGEKRQTVRTDSHVLDDGGPDAVTVVEFLDFECEACGAFYPIVEDLREKYSGEITYVVRYFPLPGHINSTQAALATEAAAQQDRFEDMYHRLFETQAQWGEKSEETPEVFRGIAAELGLDMAAYDAAITDPATLDRVQADRSDGERLGVRSTPSFFIDGKPVVLEAWGDLEAALEKAVEQ, from the coding sequence ATGAAGACCCCTGTCAAGGTGGCCCTGATCACCGTCGCCGCCGCGATCGTCCTCGCGATCGTCGGCGTCGCCTACGCCCTGTCGCAGCGCCCCGCAGAACCCCTGTCGCCCGAGGGTGAGAAGCGGCAGACCGTGCGCACCGACTCGCACGTCCTCGACGACGGAGGACCGGACGCCGTCACCGTCGTCGAGTTCCTCGACTTCGAATGCGAGGCATGCGGAGCATTCTATCCTATCGTCGAAGACCTGCGCGAGAAGTATTCGGGCGAGATCACCTACGTCGTGCGGTACTTCCCTCTGCCCGGTCACATCAACTCGACGCAGGCCGCTCTCGCCACCGAAGCCGCGGCGCAGCAGGACCGCTTCGAGGACATGTACCACCGCCTCTTCGAGACGCAGGCCCAGTGGGGCGAGAAGTCCGAGGAGACGCCCGAGGTGTTCCGGGGAATCGCGGCCGAGCTCGGACTCGACATGGCCGCCTACGATGCGGCGATCACCGACCCGGCGACGCTCGATCGCGTGCAGGCCGACAGGAGCGACGGCGAGCGGCTCGGAGTGCGCAGCACCCCCAGCTTCTTCATCGACGGCAAGCCCGTGGTGCTGGAGGCGTGGGGGGACCTCGAAGCGGCTCTGGAGAAGGCCGTGGAGCAGTAG
- a CDS encoding MerR family transcriptional regulator yields the protein MEDVIDTTRTFSIGELARLVGVSVHTLRWYEAEGLFPRDVPRTPGGRRVYAHDSLAWLALLARLRESGAPIALLREYAALVRAGSGNEAERLALLRAHERSLDAQIETLIACRQVVSAKAGAYQEALLARGLL from the coding sequence GTGGAGGATGTGATCGACACGACGCGCACGTTCAGCATCGGCGAGCTCGCCCGTCTGGTCGGCGTGAGCGTGCACACGCTGCGCTGGTACGAGGCAGAAGGGCTCTTCCCTCGCGACGTGCCGCGCACCCCCGGCGGTCGGAGGGTCTACGCGCACGACTCGCTCGCGTGGCTCGCGCTGCTGGCGCGACTGCGCGAATCCGGCGCCCCCATCGCCCTGCTGCGTGAGTACGCCGCCCTGGTGCGCGCCGGCAGCGGCAACGAGGCCGAGCGTCTCGCCCTGCTGCGCGCGCACGAGCGCTCTCTCGACGCGCAGATCGAGACGCTGATCGCCTGCCGTCAGGTCGTCAGCGCGAAGGCGGGCGCGTACCAGGAGGCGCTCCTCGCCCGAGGACTCCTCTGA
- a CDS encoding oxidoreductase, producing MTDALPPLDMIARQQPLASEFGYRSTAAEVIAGVDLSGKTAIVSGGYSGLGLETVRALANAGVHVIVPARRLDAAQEALAGIDAVDVRSADLGDLDSVAAFTETVRRDGRPIDLVLDVAGIMATPFGHTAQGFESQFGTNHLGHFALVNGVAELLPEGARVVSYSSGGHFRSPVRFEDIDFETTPYDPWVAYGQSKTANALFAVGLARRGAARGILAFSVHPGGIMTDLQRHVPREELISRGWIDEDGTPNPRFKTPAEGASTGLWAATAPELADLSGAYCEDCSIKGIVPPEHTDMTTGGVKHWAIDPEAAERLWALSVTATGVDGFA from the coding sequence ATGACAGATGCACTCCCCCCTCTCGACATGATCGCCCGTCAGCAGCCCCTCGCCTCGGAGTTCGGCTACCGCTCCACTGCGGCCGAGGTGATCGCCGGGGTCGACCTCTCGGGCAAGACCGCGATCGTCTCGGGCGGGTACTCGGGACTCGGACTCGAGACGGTGCGTGCGCTCGCGAATGCCGGAGTGCACGTGATCGTGCCTGCGCGTCGTCTCGACGCCGCGCAGGAGGCGCTCGCAGGGATCGACGCGGTCGACGTCCGCAGCGCCGACCTCGGCGACCTCGACTCGGTGGCAGCGTTCACCGAGACCGTCCGTCGCGACGGACGCCCGATCGATCTCGTGCTCGATGTCGCCGGCATCATGGCCACCCCGTTCGGTCACACCGCGCAGGGCTTCGAGTCGCAGTTCGGCACCAACCACCTCGGCCACTTCGCCCTGGTCAACGGAGTGGCCGAACTGCTGCCGGAGGGCGCTCGCGTCGTCTCCTACTCCTCGGGAGGGCACTTCCGCTCCCCCGTGCGATTCGAGGACATCGACTTCGAGACGACGCCCTACGACCCGTGGGTCGCCTACGGGCAGTCGAAGACGGCGAACGCGCTGTTCGCCGTCGGGCTGGCCCGTCGTGGCGCGGCCCGCGGCATCCTCGCCTTCTCGGTGCACCCGGGCGGGATCATGACCGACCTGCAGCGGCACGTGCCCCGTGAGGAGCTGATCTCACGCGGCTGGATCGACGAGGACGGCACGCCGAACCCGCGCTTCAAGACTCCGGCAGAGGGGGCGTCGACGGGTCTCTGGGCCGCGACGGCTCCCGAGCTGGCCGATCTCAGCGGCGCGTACTGCGAGGACTGCTCGATCAAGGGCATCGTCCCGCCCGAGCACACGGACATGACGACCGGCGGCGTGAAGCACTGGGCGATCGATCCCGAGGCCGCCGAGCGGCTGTGGGCGCTCTCGGTCACCGCGACGGGAGTCGACGGCTTCGCCTGA